The Desulfosporosinus acidiphilus SJ4 genome has a window encoding:
- a CDS encoding terminase large subunit domain-containing protein: MKKETKLEKINKDFFLWAKNFVQIIDNNGDLVKFVPNEQQVEFFNGMDKFNIIAKSRQLGFSTLMMIYCLWLVCTRPNTNTMMVSYNVESTQALFEKLKMIYATIPDKYKPAEKRSNRMELFLENGSKVMVKTAGNKSLGRGMNLQYIHLSEFAFYPDDQQKDSLVSLEQALAKNMDSMIVVETTSNGYNYYQKLFTKSYKDKSSRYKAFFFPWTSSATVSQFKHELNIAEDWFKANNHNHRLIPEQLEKDELPLYNAKVSLKMIMWRRWKLQDMALEDFQQEFPFTPEESFRATSRSIFNEQAINNSVMNLLPPLRKDELNISLPDSLASYYGRGFYMFKNVKPGERYYAGVDTASGNGGDNSTISVYSSEGEQVAVFMDNKIPIYKFADVVYDLGMMFNYAFLVVEKNSFGQSVIEKLRSERQYLNMYKMKTFDDRGKKKYMVGWITTAVSKPRLVQDFKEQFEKNLILINDSSTLDEMKIYVEADGKTSNKRGDDFHDDLVIASALAVQGLKCGKWYL, encoded by the coding sequence ATGAAAAAGGAAACAAAATTAGAGAAGATTAATAAGGACTTCTTTTTGTGGGCTAAAAACTTTGTTCAGATTATTGATAATAATGGAGATTTAGTTAAGTTTGTTCCGAATGAGCAACAGGTAGAATTCTTTAATGGCATGGATAAGTTTAATATCATCGCCAAGAGCAGACAATTAGGTTTTTCAACTTTGATGATGATATATTGCTTGTGGCTTGTTTGTACCAGACCAAATACTAATACTATGATGGTTTCTTATAATGTTGAGAGTACACAAGCACTATTTGAGAAGTTGAAAATGATTTATGCAACTATTCCTGACAAATATAAGCCAGCAGAAAAGCGTTCAAATAGAATGGAATTATTTTTGGAGAACGGTTCTAAGGTAATGGTAAAGACCGCAGGTAATAAATCCTTGGGGCGCGGAATGAATTTACAGTATATCCACTTGTCAGAGTTTGCTTTTTATCCCGATGACCAACAAAAAGATTCATTAGTGTCATTAGAGCAAGCACTTGCAAAAAATATGGATTCAATGATTGTTGTTGAAACTACTTCTAACGGATACAACTATTACCAAAAACTATTTACAAAGTCCTATAAGGATAAATCGAGCAGATATAAAGCATTTTTCTTTCCTTGGACTTCTAGTGCCACTGTAAGCCAATTCAAACACGAGTTAAACATTGCTGAGGATTGGTTTAAGGCCAATAATCATAATCATAGATTGATACCTGAGCAATTAGAGAAGGATGAATTACCTTTATATAATGCTAAAGTTAGTTTGAAGATGATAATGTGGCGTAGATGGAAACTTCAGGACATGGCATTAGAAGATTTTCAGCAGGAATTTCCCTTTACTCCTGAAGAAAGTTTCAGGGCCACAAGTCGATCAATATTTAATGAGCAAGCAATTAATAATAGTGTTATGAATCTACTTCCTCCATTGAGGAAAGATGAACTAAATATATCTCTCCCTGATTCCCTTGCTAGTTATTATGGCAGGGGTTTTTATATGTTCAAAAATGTTAAGCCAGGAGAACGATATTATGCAGGAGTTGATACTGCTTCAGGTAATGGTGGAGATAATTCAACGATTAGTGTTTATAGTTCGGAGGGTGAGCAGGTCGCAGTGTTTATGGATAATAAAATACCTATCTATAAATTTGCTGATGTTGTTTATGACTTGGGCATGATGTTTAACTATGCCTTTCTTGTAGTGGAGAAAAATAGTTTTGGTCAGTCAGTCATTGAGAAGTTAAGGTCTGAACGCCAATATTTAAACATGTACAAGATGAAAACTTTTGATGATAGAGGTAAGAAAAAGTATATGGTTGGTTGGATTACTACAGCAGTTTCAAAACCAAGGTTAGTCCAAGATTTTAAAGAGCAATTTGAGAAGAATTTGATTTTGATAAATGATAGCAGCACTCTTGATGAAATGAAGATTTATGTTGAAGCCGATGGTAAGACATCAAATAAGCGTGGAGATGATTTTCACGATGATTTAGTAATTGCTTCAGCATTGGCAGTTCAGGGGCTTAAATGTGGCAAATGGTATTTATAA
- a CDS encoding phage portal protein has translation MNLQEYINAYYDGDEYWFIQFTNYSNSHVNVSQQNNVPYVYSNQERIMNIINIKDYLSGKHAILDKSVEMWNGKEFHPRTIVLNYAKTILNFSTSYLLKNPVTISGDEASVPIVKDVYKKGNYNKIDWDILDKVCKYGSVAEYVYIDKDKEIRSKLILPEDSYPVYNDENEYIGFVEYFTSIMNVSYWNVFTEDKVLKYDDFGGEIRLVGEFNNPSGLPIIYKNKNELDETAGRSDLEDYVNIVDALEDLISKYTDSIYKFINPIPVVVGQKLGIGKSGEGAIPSTLVGTGLQLDDGGQFSFANGQLDYQSFESVWKILYNSLLQVSSVPAVSMGVQDVSNLSEVSIKLLFSLADLRAGMNEMYMREGIEQRFKAFETLLKAKGIVIDANALDVVFEYARPMNQTDIINDLKTLRDMGAISLQSTLEQCPMTYDVAMELERIKKEDKAKVKKQQAQQQTFDNNGNVVSGSDATNNNINTDNGNVNG, from the coding sequence ATGAATCTACAAGAGTATATAAATGCTTATTATGATGGAGATGAGTATTGGTTTATACAATTTACCAATTACAGTAATTCTCATGTCAATGTAAGTCAGCAAAATAATGTACCTTATGTATATAGTAATCAGGAACGCATCATGAACATTATAAACATTAAAGATTATTTAAGTGGCAAACATGCCATTTTAGATAAATCGGTTGAAATGTGGAATGGGAAAGAATTCCATCCGAGAACTATTGTTTTGAATTATGCCAAGACGATATTAAACTTCTCGACAAGTTATTTGCTCAAGAATCCTGTCACTATATCAGGAGATGAAGCAAGTGTACCTATAGTCAAGGATGTTTATAAAAAAGGCAATTATAATAAGATTGATTGGGACATTTTAGATAAGGTATGTAAATATGGGTCAGTGGCTGAGTATGTTTATATTGACAAAGACAAAGAGATTAGAAGTAAGTTAATACTGCCAGAGGACAGTTATCCTGTTTACAATGATGAGAATGAATATATTGGATTCGTTGAATACTTTACTTCGATTATGAATGTAAGTTACTGGAATGTTTTTACTGAGGATAAGGTATTAAAGTATGATGACTTTGGTGGAGAGATAAGATTAGTAGGTGAGTTTAATAATCCTTCAGGTTTGCCGATTATTTACAAAAATAAGAATGAGTTAGATGAAACAGCAGGGCGAAGTGATTTGGAGGATTATGTAAATATTGTGGATGCCTTGGAGGATTTAATTAGTAAATATACGGATTCAATTTATAAGTTCATTAATCCTATACCTGTAGTTGTCGGGCAGAAGTTAGGCATCGGTAAATCAGGTGAGGGTGCTATACCTTCTACATTAGTAGGAACAGGATTACAGTTAGATGATGGTGGACAGTTTAGTTTTGCTAATGGTCAATTAGATTATCAATCCTTTGAATCAGTTTGGAAGATTTTATATAACTCATTACTTCAGGTTTCTAGTGTTCCGGCTGTATCTATGGGTGTTCAGGACGTTAGCAATTTATCAGAAGTAAGTATTAAGTTATTGTTCTCTCTTGCTGATTTAAGAGCAGGTATGAATGAGATGTATATGAGAGAGGGCATAGAACAACGATTTAAGGCGTTTGAAACATTACTTAAAGCAAAAGGTATAGTGATAGATGCTAATGCTTTAGATGTAGTATTTGAATACGCAAGGCCAATGAATCAGACAGATATAATCAATGATCTAAAGACATTAAGAGATATGGGTGCTATTAGTTTACAGAGTACATTAGAACAGTGTCCTATGACATATGATGTGGCTATGGAGTTAGAGAGGATTAAGAAGGAAGATAAGGCAAAGGTTAAGAAGCAACAGGCACAACAACAAACATTTGATAATAATGGGAATGTGGTTAGTGGAAGTGATGCTACCAATAACAATATAAATACAGATAATGGTAATGTAAATGGTTAA
- a CDS encoding zinc ribbon domain-containing protein, protein MITPSSDVMSLWFIFGIICGIISGAIAWAKHRSFIAWFFAGFFFSILGVLISAIISRNEKKCPKCGEFSPYGTEKCEFCGYEFIPSESEDSKFTLNV, encoded by the coding sequence TTGATTACTCCATCAAGTGATGTTATGTCATTATGGTTTATTTTTGGTATAATCTGCGGAATCATCAGTGGAGCAATAGCATGGGCAAAACATCGTTCTTTTATAGCATGGTTTTTTGCAGGATTTTTCTTTAGTATCCTTGGGGTTTTAATATCTGCAATAATTTCGAGGAATGAAAAAAAGTGTCCTAAGTGTGGGGAGTTTTCTCCTTATGGAACAGAGAAATGTGAGTTTTGTGGGTATGAATTTATTCCAAGTGAATCTGAGGATTCAAAATTTACTTTGAACGTGTAA
- a CDS encoding IS110 family transposase, with the protein MSLFVGIDVSSSDFKVRILDERGNEPVKRLRVLNDQPGCEQVARYLSEACNKENEDRLVIGLEATSVYSWPLQMFLAEDHCLAPLQPQIYSFNPKVVANFKKAYVDLPKNDWIDAWVIAERLRFGRLPEGSQVDFRYLPLQRLTRFRCHLIEMISREKNYFLTNLFLKFSTLAQGTVFSNTFSVTSESLTLEFFSPEEVAARPLDELIDFLMEKGRSHFEDPEAKARELKEAARKAHRLRGSLLQPINLILATSIETIHTLEKQVKKIDKAIEAEIRHFPNTLITIPGIGPVLSAGIIAEIGDIRRFPNEGALAKFIGLTWRSHQSGDFTADDTPLTRTGNTYLRSYIIQAANLVRQKEPEYKAFYQRKFSESKTHHHRRALVLTARKLVRMVDALLRSNQIYMPHGNRGIAN; encoded by the coding sequence TTGAGTTTATTTGTCGGTATAGATGTGAGTTCCAGTGATTTTAAAGTGCGAATCTTAGATGAGCGTGGTAATGAACCAGTTAAAAGGCTAAGGGTTTTGAATGATCAGCCTGGTTGTGAGCAAGTTGCCCGATATCTCTCTGAAGCCTGTAATAAAGAGAATGAGGACCGGCTGGTTATTGGTTTAGAGGCCACTTCCGTGTACAGTTGGCCGTTACAAATGTTCTTAGCGGAAGACCATTGTTTAGCACCTTTACAGCCCCAAATTTATTCCTTTAACCCCAAGGTCGTTGCTAATTTCAAAAAGGCTTATGTGGACCTTCCGAAGAACGACTGGATTGATGCCTGGGTCATTGCCGAACGTTTACGCTTCGGCCGGCTCCCGGAGGGCTCTCAGGTCGATTTCCGCTACTTACCGTTACAGCGACTCACTCGCTTTCGTTGTCATCTGATCGAGATGATCTCCAGAGAGAAGAATTATTTCCTCACGAACTTGTTCTTAAAGTTTAGCACTCTTGCCCAAGGTACGGTTTTTAGTAATACTTTCAGCGTTACTTCTGAATCCTTGACACTTGAGTTTTTTTCTCCAGAAGAGGTTGCGGCTCGACCGCTTGATGAACTGATTGATTTCCTCATGGAGAAAGGAAGAAGTCATTTCGAGGATCCGGAAGCCAAAGCCAGAGAGTTGAAGGAAGCCGCTCGCAAGGCCCATCGACTACGTGGAAGCCTATTGCAACCCATTAACCTTATCCTAGCCACGAGCATCGAAACCATCCACACTTTAGAGAAACAGGTCAAGAAAATCGATAAGGCGATCGAAGCTGAAATCAGGCATTTCCCTAATACGCTCATTACCATTCCCGGTATTGGCCCTGTGCTTTCAGCTGGTATTATTGCTGAGATTGGAGACATCCGCCGTTTTCCGAATGAAGGAGCCTTAGCAAAGTTTATTGGGCTAACCTGGCGTTCTCACCAGTCCGGTGATTTTACAGCCGATGACACGCCCTTAACTCGAACCGGCAACACCTACTTGCGAAGTTATATCATCCAGGCTGCTAACCTAGTACGCCAAAAGGAACCAGAGTACAAAGCCTTCTACCAACGTAAATTCTCGGAAAGTAAGACTCACCATCATCGCCGTGCTCTCGTGCTTACTGCACGCAAACTCGTCCGTATGGTTGATGCTCTGCTACGCAGCAACCAAATCTATATGCCACATGGCAATAGGGGGATTGCAAACTAA
- a CDS encoding tyrosine-type recombinase/integrase, with protein MARKSAVISPVKRKSRKIVAPTDYSIQFDDYLIHCEERNLTQGSIEGYRFYLGYLKKYLEENEHSLLVDEITERDIKDFLNFMRKTKNNTQATINSAIASIRPFFNYLIEQEIIQDHPMAKIKKGKIDQKPIIPFSNEDIKNLLKQPDKSRHAGYRDYCMMLMLLSTGMRISECLNLTISDIDFKNNRILIRESKNRTPRIVGMAKKIKPELQRFIRLCLPNAKPFDILFQNQDGGKLADNTIQENFREYGVQANIDPRIRVSPHTYRHTYAINYLKNGGSTASLREQLGHRTIETVEKYLYWSTDDKLEEFEKYNPLDKMELQGGVC; from the coding sequence ATGGCTAGAAAATCAGCAGTTATTTCCCCTGTCAAAAGAAAATCAAGAAAAATAGTAGCACCTACCGATTACTCAATTCAATTTGATGATTACTTAATTCATTGTGAGGAAAGAAATCTAACTCAAGGTTCTATTGAAGGTTATCGCTTTTATTTAGGGTATTTAAAGAAGTATCTGGAAGAAAATGAACACTCATTATTAGTTGATGAAATTACTGAAAGGGATATAAAGGATTTCCTTAATTTCATGCGTAAAACTAAAAACAATACTCAAGCAACTATTAATTCAGCAATTGCATCTATTCGCCCTTTTTTCAATTACCTTATTGAGCAAGAAATCATTCAAGATCATCCAATGGCAAAAATTAAAAAGGGCAAAATTGACCAAAAACCTATTATCCCTTTTTCAAATGAAGATATTAAAAACCTGTTAAAACAACCAGATAAGTCCAGACATGCAGGATATAGGGATTATTGCATGATGCTTATGCTTTTATCCACTGGAATGAGAATTAGTGAATGTCTTAATTTAACTATTTCTGATATTGATTTTAAGAATAATAGAATTCTCATTCGAGAAAGTAAAAACAGAACTCCAAGAATTGTAGGAATGGCTAAGAAAATTAAACCTGAATTACAACGTTTCATTCGCCTATGCCTTCCCAATGCCAAACCTTTTGATATATTGTTTCAAAATCAGGATGGTGGAAAACTTGCCGACAATACCATTCAGGAAAATTTCAGGGAATATGGAGTACAAGCCAATATTGACCCTAGAATCAGAGTATCACCTCACACGTATAGGCACACATATGCCATCAATTACCTCAAAAATGGTGGGTCTACCGCATCGCTCAGGGAACAATTAGGACATAGAACGATTGAAACAGTTGAAAAGTATTTATATTGGTCAACGGATGATAAATTAGAGGAATTTGAAAAATATAACCCCTTAGACAAAATGGAATTACAAGGGGGTGTTTGCTGA
- a CDS encoding DMT family transporter codes for MKNQSTNDFPEWVIWGVVLVWGANYVVGKWGMAGFDPLSFTVLRFVGASPLLLLLLYALERDIRVELKDCWSLALIGLVGVTIYQTLFMAAVKYATATNASLMLAVSPVFTALFAWMAGQERLGSKGQRGSALSLLGVVFVLLFGTNKLALGWDVLRGDLIALLASCIWGLYPVLAKRMLCKYSALKTITFSSLFGTIFLLVVGLKGVTALSWSSIPYSAWGSVLFSTLLVTVYGLVVWYYAISRIGVNRVMAYMYAVPAVAVIMAAIILREQIHILQIVGAGIIFWGIRLIRKDRISITEH; via the coding sequence ATGAAAAATCAGTCGACGAATGATTTCCCGGAGTGGGTGATCTGGGGAGTTGTTTTAGTTTGGGGAGCAAACTATGTCGTAGGTAAATGGGGAATGGCTGGATTTGATCCTTTGTCATTTACTGTGCTGCGTTTTGTGGGAGCTTCCCCCCTACTGCTCCTGCTCTTGTATGCCTTAGAAAGAGATATACGAGTCGAGTTAAAAGACTGTTGGAGTTTAGCTCTAATCGGGTTAGTAGGCGTTACAATTTATCAAACCTTGTTCATGGCCGCAGTAAAGTATGCTACCGCGACGAATGCTTCCTTAATGTTAGCCGTTTCGCCGGTCTTTACGGCCTTATTCGCATGGATGGCCGGGCAAGAACGTTTGGGTTCGAAAGGACAAAGAGGAAGTGCTCTGTCTCTATTGGGAGTAGTTTTTGTTTTGCTTTTTGGAACAAACAAATTAGCACTCGGTTGGGATGTCTTGCGAGGAGATCTTATTGCGCTATTGGCTTCCTGCATCTGGGGCTTATATCCAGTACTTGCTAAACGAATGCTATGTAAGTACTCAGCTTTAAAAACTATCACCTTTTCATCTCTTTTTGGTACCATATTTCTATTGGTGGTGGGACTTAAAGGTGTAACAGCGTTATCATGGTCATCAATTCCCTATTCAGCATGGGGTTCAGTGTTGTTTTCCACCCTTCTTGTCACAGTCTACGGGCTTGTGGTTTGGTATTATGCTATAAGCAGGATCGGAGTCAATCGTGTGATGGCTTATATGTATGCCGTTCCCGCAGTAGCCGTTATTATGGCGGCAATCATCCTTAGAGAACAGATTCATATTTTGCAGATCGTGGGGGCGGGAATTATCTTTTGGGGAATTCGTCTTATTCGCAAGGATAGGATTTCGATTACCGAACATTAG
- a CDS encoding UbiX family flavin prenyltransferase encodes MTKRIIVGLTGASGSIYTLALIKALASLEWQIELVMTPTGEKVLAFETGAERKSFPENVNIHENTNLFSSLASGSYRTSGMVVIPCSMNTLGLMATGTGDHLLARAAQVTLKERRPLVVVPREMPYNIIHLENMLRLARAGATIMPASPGFYHHPQQIQDLVNHVVGRVLDQFGIEHALFERWSGV; translated from the coding sequence ATGACCAAACGAATAATTGTAGGCTTAACCGGAGCCAGCGGATCAATCTATACACTCGCTTTAATAAAAGCATTAGCATCACTGGAATGGCAAATTGAATTGGTTATGACACCGACCGGGGAAAAGGTGTTAGCCTTTGAAACCGGAGCTGAGCGGAAGAGCTTCCCGGAGAATGTTAACATTCATGAAAATACAAATCTGTTTTCTTCGCTTGCCAGCGGCTCTTATCGAACCTCTGGGATGGTGGTCATTCCATGTTCTATGAATACGTTAGGGTTAATGGCTACCGGAACAGGTGATCATCTCTTGGCGCGAGCTGCTCAGGTAACTTTAAAAGAACGGCGCCCCCTGGTGGTTGTGCCGCGTGAAATGCCCTACAACATAATTCATCTGGAGAATATGCTGCGACTGGCCAGGGCTGGAGCAACAATCATGCCCGCTTCACCGGGATTTTATCATCATCCTCAACAAATTCAGGATTTAGTGAATCATGTGGTTGGACGAGTGTTGGATCAGTTTGGAATTGAGCATGCGTTGTTTGAACGTTGGAGCGGAGTTTAG
- a CDS encoding DUF1294 domain-containing protein, which produces MVIYILWNCYVFIAMGRDKKRAKLKRWRISEATLLWMGAIFGGVGLFAGMKFFHHKTAHPRFVFGAPMFILLNAVVLGFLIYKHVIV; this is translated from the coding sequence ATGGTAATTTATATTCTCTGGAATTGTTATGTTTTTATTGCAATGGGTAGAGACAAGAAAAGAGCAAAATTAAAGCGCTGGAGAATTTCAGAAGCAACTTTGCTCTGGATGGGAGCTATTTTCGGGGGAGTGGGGCTGTTTGCCGGGATGAAGTTTTTCCATCATAAAACAGCTCATCCCAGATTTGTTTTTGGCGCTCCTATGTTTATACTTCTCAATGCAGTGGTTTTAGGATTTTTGATCTATAAACATGTTATTGTTTAG
- a CDS encoding sigma-54 interaction domain-containing protein has protein sequence MVELIDVKEYAQQIAEAIATVVKIDIEIADKQLVRIAGTGRYHKGVGQSMDRQGYVYREVLRTGHQFVIETPGIHPLCGPCKARGNCSEKYEVVSPINVDGKAVGAIGMICFTEAQANLIAENQHSYLIFLTKMAETIALKLKEQEFLAGLVSANHYLNSIIDCLDEGLITADLDGTILHFNQAAQRLFSANLLNPSSQISSLFAPQTVAEIIAVGKGAEEIVEREVYIESKKNRSHMLLRALPVEDEDGVKSIAVILRPFDEISRIVNRLNLRDPGYSIEDILGESKCMCQIRERAKVVAAGKSTVLIRGESGTGKEMLARSIHNLSPRHQGMFMVINCTAIPENLLESELFGYEDGAFTGARRGGKIGKIELANKGTIFLDEIGDMPLFLQAKILRVLQERKIERVGGITTIPVDVRVIAATHRNLEEMMTKGEFREDLYYRINVIPMHIKPLRERKEDLPILYQHFIEVYNQQLNKKVRSVSEGFQRKLQEYSFPGNVRELQNIIEYAMNLTEDSALTEDHLPARMTQEKLEAEGSELFNLERIERETILRCYQATGGGVKGKEKAAQALGIGLATLYRKLARYNIE, from the coding sequence ATGGTTGAACTAATTGACGTAAAAGAATATGCTCAGCAGATCGCTGAAGCAATTGCGACGGTTGTGAAAATTGATATAGAAATAGCTGATAAACAATTAGTCCGTATTGCAGGAACTGGTCGCTACCATAAAGGGGTTGGTCAATCCATGGATCGGCAGGGGTATGTCTATCGAGAAGTTCTTCGTACCGGGCATCAATTTGTCATTGAAACGCCGGGTATTCATCCTTTATGCGGTCCCTGCAAGGCTCGCGGTAATTGCTCCGAGAAGTATGAGGTGGTGTCCCCTATTAATGTCGATGGCAAAGCGGTAGGGGCGATTGGGATGATTTGCTTCACAGAAGCGCAGGCGAATCTTATAGCTGAGAATCAACACTCCTATCTCATCTTTTTAACCAAGATGGCAGAGACCATTGCGCTGAAACTTAAGGAGCAAGAGTTTCTGGCGGGACTTGTTTCTGCGAACCATTATTTAAATTCCATTATTGATTGCTTGGATGAAGGGTTGATTACGGCAGACCTTGACGGAACTATTCTCCATTTTAATCAGGCGGCTCAACGACTTTTCAGCGCAAATCTGCTTAATCCCAGCAGCCAAATCAGTTCTCTTTTTGCACCGCAAACCGTAGCGGAGATAATAGCGGTTGGCAAAGGCGCGGAGGAAATTGTTGAACGGGAAGTTTATATTGAATCGAAGAAAAACCGCTCCCACATGCTTTTGCGGGCTTTGCCTGTGGAAGATGAGGATGGCGTTAAAAGTATTGCCGTAATTCTTCGGCCCTTTGATGAAATAAGCCGGATTGTTAATCGTCTGAATTTGCGAGATCCCGGTTATTCCATTGAAGATATTCTCGGAGAAAGTAAGTGCATGTGCCAGATTCGCGAACGAGCCAAAGTAGTTGCCGCGGGTAAGTCCACAGTTTTGATTCGCGGGGAGAGTGGAACCGGTAAAGAAATGCTGGCACGATCGATCCACAATCTCAGTCCCAGGCATCAAGGGATGTTTATGGTCATTAATTGTACGGCGATACCGGAAAATCTCTTGGAAAGTGAACTTTTTGGTTATGAAGACGGGGCTTTTACCGGAGCCCGCAGAGGCGGAAAGATCGGGAAGATTGAATTAGCCAATAAAGGAACCATATTTTTAGATGAAATCGGGGATATGCCTTTATTTTTGCAAGCTAAGATTTTGCGTGTTCTTCAAGAACGAAAAATTGAACGGGTTGGCGGCATAACGACGATTCCGGTGGATGTAAGGGTTATAGCGGCAACCCATCGCAATCTAGAAGAAATGATGACCAAAGGGGAGTTCCGAGAAGATTTATATTATCGGATTAATGTAATTCCCATGCATATCAAGCCCTTAAGAGAACGAAAAGAGGACCTGCCGATTTTGTATCAGCATTTTATCGAAGTTTATAATCAACAGTTAAATAAAAAGGTGCGTTCTGTTTCCGAAGGCTTTCAGCGTAAGCTCCAGGAATATTCTTTTCCCGGCAATGTTCGAGAACTGCAAAACATCATTGAGTATGCCATGAATTTGACGGAGGATTCTGCTCTTACTGAGGATCATTTGCCGGCAAGAATGACACAAGAGAAATTAGAGGCGGAAGGTAGCGAACTCTTCAACTTAGAAAGAATAGAGCGAGAAACCATTTTGAGATGTTACCAAGCCACGGGGGGAGGGGTTAAAGGGAAGGAAAAAGCAGCTCAGGCCTTGGGGATTGGTTTAGCAACACTTTATCGTAAATTAGCGCGTTACAATATTGAGTGA